One Lactobacillus sp. CBA3606 DNA segment encodes these proteins:
- a CDS encoding ABC transporter permease: protein MLTKLAMTGFKHRWRDYLVLFSGLIMSSAIFYMFEALATNQTFLKQNTSISMVGFIFQFGSVLLTIITLVYIGYANSFLLSMRKRDYGLFMLVGARKGKIGQLIWLETLLVGITATIIGILVGLLLTAGISQLLITSLGLTLHHLSAWYLPAAVTTLLLYLGLFLLAGLFNLITLTKTPALKLLHSNDQPNRPQLKPIRQLIEVIIGLISIGVGYWSMAHLGDLQLAGIGIALVTIVVGTYLLFNAVFVWLVVLLKRLPFAQRGLNGFTLSQLGFRIRNYTKILAIVAMLFALALGAITTGMGFHRQAPLMAAASNAYDMGLVNATTAEKQQVTKLHPTRQATYHFKVGKKAIYYQATDFNQQPFTTVESHGKDQLTFKSQTNNAQQFKKSTFSYQLAQLQGSANQQLPAILVSAKTFAQLPQPSKQLLIFATKDVTAQLPALKQLAQHQQQRDTGLKAENLGGRYGYYQLLNGMYSGLEFMGFFLGVAFLAMLASCLMFKILSGAAADRQRYQMLTKIGTRSAYQNQALAKEIGILFALPGIVGVVHVLFGLQMFKFLMVGSPYVGIWLPFVIFAVLYLSYYLITVHIYRRIVLH from the coding sequence ATGTTAACCAAACTTGCTATGACCGGTTTTAAACATCGTTGGCGTGATTATCTCGTCCTATTCTCCGGTTTAATTATGTCCAGTGCCATCTTCTATATGTTCGAAGCCTTGGCAACTAATCAAACTTTTCTCAAACAAAATACCAGCATCAGTATGGTCGGCTTTATTTTCCAATTTGGTTCGGTCCTCCTGACCATCATTACCTTGGTCTATATCGGTTACGCCAATTCATTTTTGCTGAGTATGCGCAAACGTGACTATGGCCTCTTCATGTTAGTCGGCGCCCGCAAAGGTAAAATCGGCCAATTAATTTGGCTAGAAACCTTACTAGTCGGCATCACTGCGACCATCATCGGTATCTTGGTCGGACTGTTGTTAACAGCTGGAATCAGTCAATTATTAATTACCAGCTTAGGACTGACCTTACACCATTTGTCCGCGTGGTATTTACCAGCGGCCGTCACAACCTTACTACTCTATTTAGGGTTATTCTTATTAGCCGGTCTATTCAACTTAATTACCTTAACCAAGACCCCGGCTTTGAAACTATTACACAGTAATGACCAACCCAATCGGCCACAACTAAAACCAATTCGGCAACTGATCGAAGTCATCATTGGCCTCATCTCAATTGGCGTCGGCTACTGGTCAATGGCCCATTTAGGCGACCTACAACTGGCTGGTATTGGCATTGCGTTAGTGACAATTGTTGTCGGCACTTACTTGTTGTTCAACGCGGTCTTTGTTTGGCTAGTGGTTTTATTAAAGCGGCTACCATTCGCGCAACGCGGTTTAAATGGCTTTACGTTATCACAACTCGGTTTTCGAATTCGGAATTACACCAAAATTTTAGCAATTGTTGCCATGTTATTTGCTTTGGCATTAGGCGCAATCACAACTGGGATGGGCTTTCATCGTCAGGCCCCGTTAATGGCTGCCGCTAGTAACGCCTACGATATGGGGCTCGTTAATGCGACTACTGCCGAAAAGCAACAAGTCACTAAGCTACACCCAACGCGTCAAGCAACTTATCACTTTAAAGTTGGTAAAAAAGCGATCTATTATCAAGCCACTGATTTTAATCAACAGCCATTCACGACAGTTGAAAGCCATGGTAAAGATCAATTAACTTTCAAGTCGCAAACGAATAATGCCCAGCAGTTTAAAAAATCAACTTTTAGTTATCAGCTGGCCCAACTTCAAGGTAGTGCTAATCAACAATTGCCAGCAATTTTAGTTTCAGCTAAGACATTTGCCCAATTACCACAACCTTCAAAACAATTATTAATCTTTGCAACCAAAGATGTGACCGCTCAGTTACCAGCTCTAAAACAGTTAGCGCAGCACCAACAACAACGTGATACTGGCCTAAAGGCTGAAAACTTAGGTGGCCGTTATGGCTACTACCAGCTGCTTAACGGGATGTACTCAGGCTTAGAATTCATGGGCTTTTTCTTAGGGGTCGCCTTCTTAGCAATGTTAGCCAGTTGTCTAATGTTCAAAATCTTGTCGGGGGCCGCAGCTGACCGGCAACGTTATCAGATGTTAACCAAGATTGGTACCCGTTCAGCCTACCAGAATCAGGCTTTGGCTAAAGAAATTGGGATTCTCTTTGCTTTACCTGGTATTGTCGGGGTCGTGCATGTTTTATTCGGCCTACAAATGTTCAAGTTCTTGATGGTTGGCTCACCTTATGTCGGCATCTGGTTACCATTCGTCATTTTTGCCGTCCTCTATCTGAGCTACTACTTGATTACAGTCCACATTTATCGGCGCATTGTTTTGCATTAA
- a CDS encoding alpha/beta hydrolase: MPKKVKWGLIICGVFLLSIIGLGLATQLHTDKTSHVITDQRRPLIMVGGSNSTKTDFKSLTMALNAQHPHPTIMVTVDRQQHISATATRVENTKIDDTLIVIYFENSADTNANIIVQTQGLVKAMRYLADHYHVKTANALGYSNGGLILSRYVAGTTASQTVPLHDLMLLGTPFLGTDAKQPDRTLFAPLLTHKKRFKTLHAVINIAGDTGNGDDQVVPLSSVTAGGQLFMNEAKRYTAMTITKKEISHTNLIQDHYLARLVRQNILNQ; encoded by the coding sequence ATGCCCAAAAAAGTTAAATGGGGTTTAATTATTTGTGGTGTGTTTCTATTATCCATTATTGGGCTTGGACTGGCTACACAGTTGCATACTGATAAGACGAGTCACGTTATCACTGATCAACGCCGACCCTTAATCATGGTGGGCGGCAGTAACAGCACCAAGACCGACTTTAAGTCATTAACCATGGCCCTCAACGCCCAACATCCGCACCCAACCATTATGGTGACAGTTGATCGGCAACAGCACATTTCAGCGACGGCAACCCGCGTTGAAAACACCAAAATTGATGATACTTTAATCGTCATTTATTTTGAAAACAGTGCTGATACCAATGCAAACATCATCGTCCAAACTCAGGGCCTGGTCAAAGCCATGCGGTACTTAGCCGATCATTATCACGTCAAAACGGCAAATGCCCTCGGTTACTCTAACGGTGGCTTAATTCTCAGTCGCTACGTTGCTGGCACTACTGCCAGTCAAACGGTCCCGCTTCACGACCTCATGTTGCTGGGAACCCCCTTCTTGGGCACAGACGCCAAACAACCGGATCGCACGCTATTCGCGCCATTATTGACCCATAAAAAACGCTTTAAAACTTTACATGCGGTCATTAATATTGCTGGTGATACCGGTAACGGTGACGATCAGGTCGTCCCACTCAGTAGCGTGACGGCGGGTGGACAGCTCTTTATGAACGAAGCTAAGCGTTACACTGCCATGACCATCACCAAAAAAGAAATTAGTCACACGAATTTGATTCAAGATCATTATTTGGCTCGGCTGGTGCGCCAAAATATCTTAAACCAATAA
- a CDS encoding ABC transporter ATP-binding protein, whose translation MGIQIQALNKRFHHQQILDNINLTIEPNKIYGLLGRNGAGKSTLLNIISNRIFADSGTLTLDEESLPDNDHVLNNIYLMSEVNLYNERARLNKLFKTTALFYGSFDLAYATELADKFGLDLTSRFGKLSTGYRSIFKLIVALCVPADYIFLDEPVLGLDANHRELFYQELLETYAERPRTFVISTHLIEEITNLIEHVFILNDHQIVVNGDISDILDRAYTITGPQKEVQQYTQGLNIIGEDHLGGITAHYVYGPLEDDRPLPDTVQLEHADLQKLFVNLTNTKEEAHVN comes from the coding sequence ATGGGGATTCAAATTCAAGCGCTCAACAAGCGCTTCCATCACCAACAAATTCTAGATAATATTAATTTGACTATCGAGCCTAATAAGATTTATGGGCTCTTAGGTCGTAACGGCGCCGGTAAAAGTACGTTACTCAACATTATTAGCAATCGGATTTTTGCCGACAGTGGTACCCTCACTTTAGATGAGGAATCACTGCCCGATAATGATCACGTGTTAAATAATATCTATTTGATGAGTGAAGTTAATCTATACAATGAACGAGCCCGGCTCAATAAGCTCTTCAAAACGACCGCCCTTTTCTACGGTAGCTTTGATTTGGCTTATGCGACAGAACTAGCTGATAAATTTGGCTTAGATTTAACTTCCCGGTTTGGTAAATTATCAACTGGGTATCGCTCTATTTTCAAATTAATTGTGGCCCTGTGCGTCCCCGCCGATTATATTTTCTTAGATGAACCAGTACTTGGATTAGATGCTAATCACCGTGAATTATTTTACCAAGAATTGCTTGAAACCTATGCAGAGCGACCACGGACGTTTGTGATTTCGACCCACTTGATCGAAGAAATTACGAATTTAATCGAGCACGTTTTCATCTTAAACGACCACCAAATTGTCGTTAATGGCGACATTTCCGATATTTTGGACCGGGCCTATACCATCACTGGGCCACAAAAAGAGGTGCAACAATACACACAAGGGTTGAACATCATCGGTGAAGACCACCTTGGGGGTATTACCGCCCATTATGTTTATGGCCCGTTGGAAGACGATCGACCACTTCCAGATACGGTTCAGCTGGAACATGCTGACCTACAAAAATTGTTCGTTAACTTGACGAATACCAAGGAGGAAGCACATGTCAACTAA
- a CDS encoding ABC transporter permease — protein MSTKTRAVTRHLLKEYTQTLGWSYAIVLIVLVVLPVLFSLLTGEISKYDFASNFANLNVGMIFGFVVFILYALTYDNFKLLIQNGISRKTYWQARLSSLTIFSLFGTLIAFIYNYGIAAPLLNTTLQSKLNSTYYQPYSHFFGTQLLWNLLGNTLFTWIFFIALGTFGMAIGSIFALLTKFVRRLCFVVIPILGVFLLGFISSVTVTHLNDRYAFDGFANFVKFLVGYHAKNGYFNPWMPMATMIIGSVITAAIAYCFNQQLKIKN, from the coding sequence ATGTCAACTAAAACCCGGGCCGTGACTCGTCACTTACTAAAAGAATACACACAAACCTTGGGCTGGTCATATGCCATCGTCTTGATTGTCCTCGTCGTCTTGCCGGTTTTATTTTCATTATTGACTGGTGAAATCAGCAAATATGATTTTGCCAGTAATTTTGCCAATTTAAACGTTGGGATGATTTTTGGCTTTGTGGTCTTCATTCTTTATGCGCTGACCTATGATAATTTCAAATTACTCATTCAAAATGGAATTTCGCGCAAAACATATTGGCAAGCACGCCTCAGTAGCCTAACCATCTTTAGTTTGTTTGGCACGTTAATTGCTTTTATTTACAACTATGGTATCGCTGCCCCATTACTGAATACCACTTTACAAAGCAAATTAAATAGCACTTATTATCAACCCTACAGCCATTTTTTCGGGACACAACTGCTTTGGAATCTTCTCGGTAATACGCTGTTTACATGGATTTTCTTCATTGCCTTAGGAACTTTTGGCATGGCAATTGGGAGCATCTTTGCCTTACTAACGAAGTTCGTTCGCCGACTTTGTTTCGTTGTCATTCCAATCCTTGGGGTCTTCTTGCTGGGGTTCATCTCATCAGTCACGGTGACACACCTAAATGACCGCTATGCTTTCGATGGCTTTGCCAATTTTGTTAAATTTCTCGTTGGTTATCATGCCAAAAATGGCTACTTCAATCCTTGGATGCCAATGGCCACGATGATCATTGGGAGTGTCATTACGGCTGCCATTGCTTACTGTTTCAATCAGCAGTTAAAAATTAAAAACTAA
- a CDS encoding GntR family transcriptional regulator, translated as MQFNFNSTEPIYLQVADQIEEAIFAQTFAEGEQIPSTTEISKEFHINPATVLKGMNILVDASLIEKRRGVGMFVIAGAQSRIVAKRRDQFYDDYVKNLVSEARKLHITKQELAQLIERGFSA; from the coding sequence ATGCAGTTCAACTTTAATAGTACTGAACCAATCTACTTGCAAGTCGCTGATCAAATCGAAGAAGCCATCTTCGCGCAAACCTTTGCCGAGGGGGAACAGATTCCTTCAACCACTGAAATTTCAAAAGAGTTTCATATTAATCCGGCCACTGTTTTAAAGGGCATGAATATCTTAGTCGATGCCAGCCTCATCGAAAAGCGACGCGGGGTCGGCATGTTCGTGATTGCCGGCGCTCAAAGTCGGATTGTCGCAAAACGCCGTGATCAATTTTATGATGACTACGTTAAAAATCTCGTGAGTGAGGCACGTAAACTTCATATCACTAAACAAGAACTGGCACAACTAATTGAACGGGGGTTTTCAGCATAA
- a CDS encoding tyrosine-protein phosphatase, giving the protein MEKQRVLPIQQGFNFRELGGYQTKDGHTVKWQKLLRSGGLDSLTQTDLAYLDQYGVRYDIDFRSPKEVLDSPDRVPGQAKYQYAPVFNVDETKNSDGTDKMTADLETHPDSGYRHMLKVYRMIANEAHAKYEYRRFFDSLLANDQPDDVLLFHCTAGKDRTGMGAVYLLSALGVDQATIRQDYLLTNTASADRITSAVQAATNQGASAATIASIKALWSVNEDYLDTALAEIKRQSGNIEHYLRTELNLTKQEVSDLRKIYLN; this is encoded by the coding sequence ATGGAAAAACAGCGGGTATTACCAATACAGCAAGGATTTAATTTCCGAGAATTAGGCGGTTATCAGACTAAAGATGGGCATACCGTGAAGTGGCAAAAATTACTGCGAAGCGGTGGCCTAGATAGCTTGACGCAAACTGACTTAGCTTACTTAGATCAATATGGTGTCCGTTATGATATTGATTTTCGGTCACCGAAAGAAGTTTTGGATAGTCCCGACCGGGTCCCTGGTCAGGCCAAGTATCAGTATGCGCCAGTTTTTAATGTAGATGAAACTAAAAATTCGGATGGCACGGATAAAATGACTGCTGATTTGGAAACTCATCCGGATAGTGGCTATCGGCACATGCTGAAGGTCTATCGGATGATTGCCAATGAAGCGCATGCGAAATATGAATATCGGCGTTTCTTTGATAGTTTATTAGCCAATGACCAGCCCGACGATGTTTTATTATTCCATTGTACAGCTGGTAAGGATCGTACCGGGATGGGGGCAGTTTATTTGTTAAGTGCCCTGGGTGTGGACCAAGCAACGATTCGGCAGGATTATTTATTAACTAATACGGCTTCGGCGGATCGCATTACGAGTGCTGTACAAGCGGCCACCAATCAAGGCGCTTCGGCAGCAACAATTGCCAGCATTAAGGCGCTCTGGTCTGTGAATGAAGATTATTTAGATACGGCATTAGCAGAAATCAAACGGCAATCGGGTAATATTGAACATTATTTACGGACTGAATTGAACTTAACCAAACAAGAAGTGTCAGATTTAAGAAAAATCTATTTAAATTAA
- a CDS encoding asparaginase has translation MKKILVLHTGGTIAMSADAAGNMAPGAQNPLDSYENPFSGEIQLETEDIFNLPSPHMTPIQMLALKQRIAQAAHEGIDGVVVTHGTDTLEETAYFLDLTLPNELPVVVTGAMRSANEIGSDGLHNLETAIQTASTPDAADKGVLVVMNDEIHSARYVTKTHTTNVATFRTPTFGPIGLVAKHGIVFFESLLRSTVCPIETVADHVFLIKAYAGMGPELFEAIAQPTTNGVVIEALGAGNLPPVTLPAVQALLDQGIPVVLVSRCFNGIAQDVYDYEGGGVQLKKMGVIFCQGLNGQKARIKLLVGVSAGMAGAKLAHFVATANS, from the coding sequence GTGAAGAAGATATTAGTGTTACATACAGGTGGTACAATTGCGATGTCAGCTGATGCTGCAGGTAATATGGCACCGGGGGCGCAAAATCCGTTGGATAGTTATGAAAATCCATTTAGTGGTGAAATCCAATTGGAAACGGAAGATATTTTTAATTTGCCGTCACCACATATGACGCCAATCCAGATGTTGGCACTAAAACAACGCATTGCCCAGGCGGCGCATGAGGGCATTGACGGGGTGGTGGTAACCCACGGGACTGATACCTTAGAAGAAACCGCCTACTTTTTAGATTTAACGTTACCAAACGAGTTGCCAGTCGTGGTCACTGGCGCCATGCGGTCGGCCAATGAGATTGGTTCCGACGGCCTGCACAATTTAGAAACTGCAATTCAAACGGCCAGTACCCCTGATGCTGCTGATAAAGGGGTCTTGGTCGTGATGAATGATGAAATTCATTCGGCCCGGTATGTGACCAAGACGCATACCACGAATGTCGCCACATTTCGGACGCCGACTTTTGGCCCGATTGGCTTAGTAGCTAAGCATGGCATTGTGTTTTTTGAATCCTTATTACGTTCGACCGTCTGTCCGATTGAAACGGTGGCGGATCATGTTTTCTTGATTAAAGCGTATGCCGGTATGGGGCCAGAATTATTTGAAGCTATTGCGCAACCAACAACTAATGGCGTCGTGATTGAAGCGTTAGGTGCTGGTAATCTACCACCAGTAACCTTACCTGCTGTCCAAGCGTTACTTGATCAGGGCATTCCAGTCGTCTTGGTCTCACGTTGCTTTAATGGTATCGCCCAAGATGTTTATGATTACGAAGGTGGGGGTGTCCAGTTGAAAAAGATGGGCGTGATTTTCTGTCAGGGGTTGAATGGGCAAAAGGCGCGGATTAAATTATTAGTCGGGGTCAGTGCAGGCATGGCTGGCGCTAAGCTGGCACACTTTGTTGCTACGGCTAATTCATAA
- a CDS encoding carbonic anhydrase family protein, giving the protein MTSNIQPTSWQPVAGNHQSPLDLVTTNAVSSQLSAISWRRLYQAKSRLADTTTLKVAGSGAAYLNDRDFAFQQLHFHIPAEHLIDGQAAPIEWHLVHQSATGQLAVVAIFGRLGKPNASFQALLDQATTTGDADFATPIDLTELLPDTGTVYHYLGSLTTPPFTETVEWYVCSDAVMLGVDQLAAYQAQFATNQRPVQPLNERPIIAERF; this is encoded by the coding sequence ATGACATCAAATATCCAACCAACCAGCTGGCAACCGGTCGCTGGTAACCATCAATCACCACTCGATTTAGTCACGACCAATGCGGTCAGCTCACAGCTTTCAGCAATTAGTTGGCGCCGCTTGTATCAAGCCAAATCGCGGCTAGCCGATACAACCACCCTGAAAGTTGCTGGCAGCGGTGCAGCCTATTTAAACGACCGCGATTTTGCTTTTCAACAATTACATTTTCATATTCCAGCTGAACATTTAATCGATGGTCAAGCTGCACCAATTGAATGGCATCTCGTTCATCAAAGCGCCACTGGTCAGTTGGCCGTTGTTGCCATCTTTGGCCGGCTTGGCAAACCCAATGCCAGCTTTCAAGCCCTGTTAGATCAAGCCACGACAACTGGCGATGCTGACTTTGCCACCCCAATTGATTTAACTGAATTATTACCTGATACTGGCACCGTCTATCATTATCTAGGCTCATTAACAACGCCGCCATTCACCGAAACCGTTGAATGGTATGTCTGTAGCGATGCTGTGATGTTGGGCGTCGACCAATTAGCCGCCTACCAAGCACAATTTGCCACTAACCAACGACCCGTCCAACCCTTGAACGAGCGACCAATCATTGCCGAACGATTTTAA
- a CDS encoding ABC transporter ATP-binding protein, protein MTSNPIMTVTDLHKTYGKAGSKQYEALKGINFNVNAGEFVGIMGASGSGKTTLLNMLATLDKPTSGQVTINQQPITHLKGNQLADFRAKEIGFIFQDFNLLETMTAYENIALPLTLQNTPAKKIKPAVAAVATHLGINDFLTNYPNELSGGQKQRVAAARALINEPAILFGDEPTGALDSKSARELLELFTTINAAQAVSILLVTHDPFSASYCQRILFIKDGQIEQELKRGTQTRQAFYQQVLDTLGTFEQ, encoded by the coding sequence ATGACAAGCAATCCAATCATGACAGTCACCGACCTTCACAAAACTTACGGCAAAGCCGGTAGTAAACAATACGAAGCTTTAAAGGGTATCAACTTCAACGTTAACGCTGGTGAATTCGTCGGCATCATGGGCGCTTCTGGTTCTGGGAAGACGACGTTACTCAACATGTTAGCCACCTTGGACAAACCAACTAGCGGGCAGGTCACCATTAATCAACAACCAATTACCCATTTAAAGGGCAATCAATTAGCTGATTTCCGGGCAAAAGAAATTGGGTTTATTTTCCAAGACTTCAACTTGTTAGAAACGATGACCGCTTATGAAAATATCGCCTTACCATTAACGCTTCAAAATACACCGGCGAAAAAAATTAAACCGGCAGTGGCTGCCGTTGCTACCCATTTAGGCATCAACGACTTCTTAACGAACTATCCTAATGAACTGTCGGGTGGTCAAAAGCAACGGGTGGCCGCCGCGCGGGCGCTCATCAACGAACCTGCCATTCTATTTGGTGATGAACCCACTGGGGCATTGGATTCAAAATCAGCGCGCGAATTATTAGAGCTATTTACCACCATCAACGCCGCACAAGCCGTTTCAATCTTGTTAGTCACCCATGATCCTTTTTCTGCCAGTTACTGTCAACGTATTTTATTCATCAAGGATGGGCAGATCGAACAAGAATTAAAACGTGGGACCCAAACTAGACAAGCCTTTTATCAACAAGTACTCGATACCCTTGGCACATTCGAACAATAG
- a CDS encoding universal stress protein — protein sequence MLQEYKNILVPLDGSKQAEVALDKAVAVAKRNEAHVDVLAVIDPGQFGYNLAGLADGDITYQLVQDSETYLKAAVDKIKKAGFTDIEFHIRMGSPKPIISQDFVRDHHNDLIMMGATGLNAVERVLEGSVTTFVQRNALTDVIVVKTDLNNTQVKK from the coding sequence ATGTTACAAGAATATAAAAATATTTTAGTTCCTTTAGATGGTTCCAAGCAAGCGGAAGTTGCTTTAGATAAAGCGGTTGCGGTTGCCAAGCGTAATGAAGCGCATGTTGATGTTTTAGCGGTGATTGATCCCGGTCAGTTTGGGTATAACTTGGCAGGTTTAGCGGATGGCGATATCACGTATCAACTGGTTCAAGATTCAGAAACTTATTTAAAAGCAGCTGTCGACAAGATTAAAAAGGCTGGTTTTACAGATATTGAATTCCATATTCGGATGGGCAGTCCTAAACCAATCATCTCGCAAGACTTTGTACGAGATCACCATAATGATCTCATTATGATGGGGGCGACTGGGTTGAACGCGGTTGAACGGGTCTTAGAAGGTTCCGTCACCACATTCGTGCAACGTAATGCCTTAACCGACGTGATTGTTGTTAAAACGGATTTGAATAATACCCAAGTAAAAAAATAA
- a CDS encoding TetR/AcrR family transcriptional regulator, protein MGKREAKKAAKRLEIFNVATKLFIQFGYDNVTTAEIAAQAHIAKKTLFQYFSSKENIIFDHETDLIDALIIALSTESNVWHAFVGFVRQAIMTPAPQQQALIPEALQLPQIIQASDVLTGRLLKMWAQDEQQLTGYFESIGYAAAPAQALAMTMINLLRQLFATKLPFETLLAAHVDIANLIITTPTD, encoded by the coding sequence ATGGGAAAACGAGAAGCTAAAAAAGCCGCTAAACGGCTTGAAATATTTAATGTTGCAACGAAACTCTTTATTCAATTTGGCTATGACAACGTCACGACGGCTGAAATTGCCGCTCAGGCGCATATCGCTAAAAAAACGTTATTTCAATATTTTTCTTCGAAAGAAAATATTATTTTTGATCATGAAACTGATCTTATTGACGCCTTAATTATTGCATTGAGCACTGAAAGCAACGTCTGGCACGCTTTTGTCGGTTTTGTTCGCCAAGCAATCATGACGCCTGCGCCGCAACAGCAAGCCCTTATTCCAGAAGCATTGCAACTCCCACAAATCATTCAGGCCAGCGACGTCTTAACAGGGCGCTTACTTAAAATGTGGGCACAAGACGAACAACAATTAACCGGTTATTTTGAATCAATTGGTTATGCGGCGGCTCCCGCTCAGGCGCTAGCAATGACCATGATTAACCTCTTACGTCAACTATTTGCGACTAAACTGCCATTTGAAACCTTATTGGCGGCACACGTTGATATCGCTAATCTAATCATTACCACACCGACTGATTAG
- a CDS encoding MDR family MFS transporter: MQSEKQLISRRYWLFLSLGLVLFMATLDQTITTTALNGIVQELGHLNQSVWVITSFLLTSAVMTLIFGKLGDIFGRKRILQLALGLFMVGSLLSGLSPSMLTLILARGFQGIGAGGLNSLVQAVLADLVPARQRGKYQALFGLISMVALIAGPVLGGYFVQYLTWRWIFFINLPIGIVAMAILGFKLTLPQSQQPKTMAIDYFGGGLATGITTLTLLMVTLGGTTVAWMSPTMLGMLLGDLALIVVYLVVEQRAKASALTPLTLFRNGTFNIASLMFALSTAALFVAMIYVPMVAQQVYRVTTSRAGFDIIPTLVALIIGTMIAGMVIERTGKYKALPIIGALLMLGGFYGLSQLANSWSLMIWQIPVGLGIGIFTQISLLVGQNTVAVQDLGTATGVLNFFKTLGGAFGSAIFGVILTAQLTRPALSHLQAFQTVFGWGLPLAGLLLVLSLFLKAEPLSDEVLAYEE; this comes from the coding sequence ATGCAATCAGAAAAACAGCTCATTAGTCGGCGTTACTGGCTCTTCTTATCTTTAGGGTTGGTTTTATTTATGGCGACCTTAGATCAAACGATTACTACTACGGCTCTGAATGGGATTGTGCAAGAGTTAGGTCATTTGAATCAGTCGGTGTGGGTGATTACGAGTTTTCTCTTGACGAGTGCAGTTATGACGCTTATTTTTGGAAAATTAGGTGATATTTTTGGACGCAAACGGATTTTACAGCTGGCATTAGGATTATTTATGGTTGGCTCGTTATTAAGTGGTTTGTCGCCGTCGATGCTCACGTTAATTTTAGCGCGGGGCTTTCAAGGTATTGGTGCCGGGGGCTTGAATTCATTGGTTCAGGCCGTATTGGCGGATTTGGTGCCGGCGCGTCAACGTGGAAAGTATCAAGCTTTATTCGGCTTAATTAGCATGGTTGCGTTGATTGCTGGGCCTGTGTTAGGCGGTTATTTTGTGCAGTATTTGACATGGCGGTGGATTTTCTTTATCAATTTACCAATTGGTATTGTCGCGATGGCCATTTTAGGCTTTAAGTTGACGTTGCCGCAATCACAGCAACCAAAGACGATGGCGATTGACTATTTCGGCGGCGGTTTGGCGACTGGCATTACGACGCTAACGTTACTCATGGTCACGTTAGGTGGCACGACAGTTGCTTGGATGTCACCAACCATGTTAGGGATGCTACTAGGTGATTTGGCGTTAATCGTTGTGTATTTGGTGGTCGAGCAGCGGGCTAAGGCAAGTGCATTAACGCCATTAACCTTATTTCGTAACGGGACGTTTAACATAGCCAGTCTGATGTTTGCGTTATCAACGGCTGCCTTATTTGTCGCGATGATCTATGTTCCGATGGTGGCGCAACAAGTTTATCGGGTGACGACCAGTCGGGCGGGTTTTGATATTATCCCAACTTTAGTTGCGTTAATTATTGGAACGATGATTGCAGGCATGGTGATTGAGCGCACGGGCAAGTATAAGGCATTGCCAATTATTGGGGCGTTACTGATGTTAGGTGGGTTTTACGGCCTATCACAATTAGCTAACAGTTGGTCGTTGATGATTTGGCAAATTCCAGTTGGCTTGGGCATTGGTATTTTTACGCAGATTTCATTATTAGTTGGGCAAAATACAGTAGCCGTGCAGGATTTAGGTACGGCGACGGGCGTCTTGAACTTCTTTAAAACGTTAGGTGGGGCGTTTGGTTCGGCTATTTTCGGCGTTATTTTGACAGCGCAATTAACTAGACCAGCGCTTAGTCACTTGCAGGCTTTTCAAACTGTCTTTGGCTGGGGACTGCCATTAGCTGGGTTACTATTAGTGCTTAGTTTATTTTTAAAAGCGGAACCTTTATCTGATGAAGTTTTAGCGTATGAAGAATAG